Proteins encoded within one genomic window of Variovorax sp. OAS795:
- a CDS encoding 4-oxalocrotonate tautomerase family protein, with amino-acid sequence MPHIVVHLSGQPDAQLTRKTVDTVAELTQSVLGKQLPVIAITVQYIPADTWFIGGQSLASLGKSAFHLDISVTDETNTKAEKARYLREVHAAMARIRPDLHEVSYIHVIDARGAAYGYGGKTQEYRHQQAGV; translated from the coding sequence ATGCCGCATATCGTTGTTCACCTGTCGGGCCAGCCCGACGCCCAGCTCACCCGCAAGACCGTCGACACGGTCGCCGAGCTGACCCAGAGCGTGCTCGGCAAGCAGCTGCCGGTGATCGCCATCACGGTGCAGTACATTCCCGCCGACACCTGGTTCATCGGCGGGCAGTCGCTGGCCTCGCTCGGCAAGTCGGCCTTCCACCTGGACATCAGCGTGACGGACGAGACCAACACCAAGGCCGAGAAGGCGCGCTACCTGCGCGAGGTGCATGCCGCCATGGCGCGGATCCGGCCCGACCTGCACGAGGTGTCGTACATCCACGTGATCGATGCGCGCGGTGCGGCCTACGGCTACGGCGGCAAGACCCAGGAATACCGCCACCAGCAAGCGGGCGTTTGA
- a CDS encoding tetratricopeptide repeat protein: MPPATLHADSFGNPLTLDDAASLPFVDDFAVGFLSSEARAVNLLALADRDASPLVQAYCATLHLFAESRDAVTHAQPFLVKARAAAHRATPREQRYIAAIEAWAEGDIAKAIVLHTEQARDHPRDLVSVKLGQYHCFNTGDCPGMLRLALAALPAAGDVPYVHGMAAFGYEQCHLMREAETSARRAIGMCRKEPWAHHALAHVMLTEGRLSEGLAFMQEVSGTWTGLNSFMVTHNWWHVALFLIELGRDAEALEVYDREVWGVVKDYSQDQIGAVSLLARFELAGIDVGTRWDDVSGYLVQRTADHVLPFLDLQYLYGLARAGRPEADVLLRNIEAHAPRAPLSVRAAWEHVCVPAARGLVAHARGDFASSIEGLGMALPRLLEIGGSHAQRDLFEQVYLDALVRAGSQATLTGAQGMLQQQFNGQPESLRLRRQAGAVYARLGLEQLASRF; encoded by the coding sequence ATGCCTCCTGCAACGCTGCATGCCGACAGCTTCGGCAACCCGCTCACGCTCGACGACGCCGCGAGCCTGCCGTTCGTCGACGACTTCGCCGTGGGCTTTTTGTCGAGCGAGGCGCGCGCGGTCAACCTGCTTGCCTTGGCCGACCGCGACGCGAGCCCCCTCGTGCAGGCCTACTGCGCGACACTGCACCTCTTCGCGGAATCGCGCGATGCCGTGACCCATGCGCAGCCCTTCCTCGTCAAGGCCCGCGCCGCAGCACACCGCGCCACTCCGCGCGAGCAGCGCTACATCGCGGCCATCGAGGCCTGGGCCGAAGGCGACATCGCCAAGGCCATCGTGCTGCACACGGAGCAGGCGCGCGACCATCCGCGCGACCTCGTCTCGGTGAAGCTGGGGCAATACCACTGCTTCAACACCGGCGACTGCCCCGGCATGTTGCGCCTGGCGCTCGCGGCGCTGCCGGCCGCCGGCGACGTGCCCTACGTGCACGGCATGGCCGCCTTCGGCTACGAGCAGTGCCACCTGATGCGCGAGGCCGAAACCAGCGCCCGCCGCGCCATCGGCATGTGCCGCAAGGAACCATGGGCACATCATGCGCTGGCGCATGTGATGCTCACCGAAGGCCGGCTCTCCGAAGGCTTGGCGTTCATGCAGGAAGTGAGCGGCACCTGGACCGGGCTCAACTCCTTCATGGTCACGCACAACTGGTGGCATGTGGCGCTGTTCCTCATCGAGCTCGGTCGCGATGCCGAAGCGCTCGAGGTGTACGACCGCGAGGTGTGGGGCGTGGTCAAGGACTACTCGCAGGACCAGATCGGCGCCGTCTCGCTGCTCGCGCGCTTCGAGCTCGCGGGCATCGACGTCGGTACGCGATGGGACGACGTGAGCGGCTACCTTGTGCAGCGCACGGCCGACCATGTGCTGCCCTTCCTCGACCTGCAGTACCTGTATGGGCTGGCCCGCGCGGGCCGGCCCGAGGCCGATGTGCTGCTGCGCAACATCGAGGCCCATGCGCCACGCGCGCCGCTCTCCGTTCGCGCCGCCTGGGAGCACGTGTGCGTGCCGGCCGCGCGCGGCCTCGTTGCGCATGCGCGTGGCGATTTCGCTTCCTCCATCGAAGGGCTGGGCATGGCCTTGCCCCGACTGCTCGAGATTGGCGGCAGCCACGCGCAGCGCGACCTGTTCGAGCAGGTGTACCTGGACGCCCTCGTGCGCGCCGGCAGCCAGGCCACGCTCACGGGCGCACAAGGCATGCTGCAGCAGCAGTTCAACGGCCAGCCCGAGTCGCTGCGCCTGCGGCGCCAGGCCGGCGCCGTCTATGCGCGGCTCGGGCTCGAACAACTGGCCTCGCGGTTCTGA
- a CDS encoding histidine phosphatase family protein: MPTSPPDSPTEIILIRHGETAWNRELRFQGHADVPLNDMGHEQARRLGLRLAGETAQHIVSSDLMRAQQTAAPAASQLSLPVVTSVGLREQHFGIVEGMRADEIQALHPRAWEQWLEFREDHAMPEGESAREFHTRIVAALGTLASTHRGQRLIVVTHGGVLDMVWRTARGLSLSGPRQSDIPNAGFNRIRMADPAMPDAIEIVDWADTRHLADLPPQPVYDQRRHLEKN, from the coding sequence ATGCCCACGTCCCCACCCGATTCCCCGACCGAAATCATCCTGATCCGCCACGGCGAAACCGCCTGGAACCGCGAGCTGCGCTTCCAGGGGCATGCCGACGTGCCCCTGAACGACATGGGCCATGAACAGGCTCGCCGCCTGGGCCTGCGGCTGGCGGGCGAAACGGCCCAGCACATCGTCAGCAGCGACCTCATGCGCGCGCAGCAGACTGCCGCGCCCGCGGCTTCGCAGCTGTCGCTGCCGGTGGTCACGTCGGTGGGGTTGCGCGAGCAGCATTTCGGCATCGTCGAAGGCATGCGAGCCGACGAGATCCAGGCGCTGCATCCGCGCGCGTGGGAGCAATGGCTGGAGTTTCGCGAGGACCATGCCATGCCCGAGGGCGAATCGGCGCGCGAATTCCACACCCGCATCGTCGCGGCGCTGGGCACCCTGGCCAGCACGCACCGCGGACAGCGCCTGATCGTCGTCACCCATGGCGGCGTGCTCGACATGGTGTGGCGCACCGCGCGCGGGCTCAGCCTCAGCGGGCCGCGCCAGAGCGACATTCCCAATGCGGGATTCAACCGCATCCGCATGGCCGACCCCGCGATGCCCGACGCGATCGAGATCGTCGACTGGGCCGACACGCGGCATCTTGCCGACCTGCCGCCGCAGCCGGTCTACGACCAGCGGCGGCATCTCGAGAAGAACTGA
- a CDS encoding alpha/beta fold hydrolase, translating to MPHLVLLPGLACDERLWEAQLPVIPPEFEARVSDAHARHDTIEAMAAAVLREHPGPLVLCGASMGGMIAMEAARQAPERIAGLALLGTNPRPEAPDMYELREGAIELFEQGDLREVIEPNVVFAFHPAQAADEALVQRYLEIILDAGAQQLIRQNRAVMRRPDARTHLPALRAPVLLVCGDTDRLAPPDCTREIAALVPHAEVVWVAQCGHMLTMEKPAVVNAALLSWLAQWS from the coding sequence ATGCCCCACCTTGTCCTGCTGCCCGGCCTCGCCTGCGACGAGCGCCTCTGGGAAGCGCAGCTTCCCGTCATTCCGCCCGAATTCGAAGCGCGTGTGAGCGATGCCCATGCGCGGCACGACACCATCGAGGCCATGGCCGCGGCCGTGCTGCGCGAGCACCCCGGTCCGCTCGTGCTCTGCGGCGCATCGATGGGCGGCATGATCGCGATGGAAGCCGCGCGGCAAGCACCCGAGCGCATCGCCGGGCTCGCGCTGCTGGGCACCAATCCGCGGCCCGAGGCGCCCGACATGTACGAGCTGCGCGAAGGCGCGATCGAATTGTTCGAACAGGGCGACCTGCGCGAGGTGATCGAGCCGAACGTGGTCTTCGCTTTCCACCCGGCGCAGGCGGCCGACGAGGCGCTGGTGCAGCGCTACCTCGAGATCATCCTGGACGCCGGCGCACAGCAGCTGATCCGGCAGAACCGCGCCGTGATGCGGCGCCCCGATGCCCGCACCCACCTGCCCGCGCTGCGCGCACCGGTGCTGCTGGTCTGCGGCGATACCGACCGGCTGGCCCCGCCCGACTGCACGCGCGAGATCGCGGCGTTGGTGCCGCACGCCGAGGTGGTGTGGGTGGCGCAATGCGGCCACATGCTGACGATGGAGAAGCCCGCAGTCGTCAATGCGGCGCTGCTCTCGTGGCTGGCTCAGTGGAGCTGA
- the pcp gene encoding pyroglutamyl-peptidase I produces MAQRTNVLLTGFDPFDREALNPSWEAVRALDGWRCGRATVHARQMPCVFGQAIETLAAAMDELQPELVLCIGQAGGRAEITPERVAINIDDGRIADNAGRQPIDVPVVPGAPAAYFSTLPIKAMVRDLRKAGIPASVSNSAGTFVCNHIFYGLMHRMAAVPVPGQRGGFIHIPYLPEQAARFPGLPSMSLATMVEGLRVAVATALAVEKDVAETGGQLH; encoded by the coding sequence GTGGCGCAGCGAACCAACGTCCTCCTGACTGGCTTCGATCCGTTCGACCGCGAAGCCCTCAATCCCTCATGGGAAGCCGTGCGTGCGCTGGACGGCTGGCGGTGTGGCCGCGCGACCGTGCATGCGCGGCAGATGCCATGTGTCTTCGGCCAGGCGATCGAGACGCTGGCCGCTGCCATGGACGAGCTGCAGCCCGAACTGGTGCTGTGCATCGGCCAGGCCGGCGGCCGCGCCGAGATCACGCCCGAGCGGGTGGCCATCAACATCGACGACGGCCGCATTGCCGACAACGCGGGCCGCCAGCCCATCGACGTGCCTGTGGTGCCGGGCGCGCCGGCGGCGTATTTCTCTACGCTGCCGATCAAGGCCATGGTGCGCGACCTGCGCAAGGCCGGTATTCCCGCATCCGTGTCGAACAGCGCGGGCACCTTCGTCTGCAACCACATCTTCTATGGCCTGATGCACCGCATGGCCGCGGTCCCGGTGCCGGGGCAGCGCGGCGGGTTCATCCACATCCCTTACCTGCCCGAACAGGCGGCACGTTTCCCGGGCCTGCCGAGCATGTCGCTGGCCACGATGGTCGAGGGGCTGCGCGTTGCGGTGGCCACCGCGCTGGCCGTTGAAAAAGACGTGGCCGAAACCGGCGGTCAGCTCCACTGA
- the pxpA gene encoding 5-oxoprolinase subunit PxpA, which translates to MHIDLNADLGEGAGSDEALLGLVSSANIACGWHAGDPKTMRQCVRWAIEHGVAIGAHPSFPDRENFGRSTMHLPPDEIVSNVLYQVGALAAIAKAEGGKLSHVKAHGQLYNQAVKEPELADALCEAVRRFDPSLRFFGLAGSGMIEAARRAGLTPVEEVFADRGYMPDGSLVPRSQPGALIEDEEQSLAQTLSLVRDRKVTAIDGSTVPVNAQTVCLHGDGAHALAFARRIRDRLQQEGIAVRAVS; encoded by the coding sequence ATGCACATCGACCTCAATGCCGACCTCGGCGAAGGCGCCGGCAGCGACGAAGCACTGCTCGGCCTCGTGAGCTCGGCCAACATCGCATGCGGTTGGCATGCTGGCGACCCCAAGACCATGCGGCAATGCGTGCGCTGGGCGATCGAACACGGTGTCGCCATCGGCGCCCATCCGAGCTTTCCGGACCGCGAAAATTTCGGCCGCAGCACCATGCACCTGCCGCCCGACGAGATCGTCTCCAACGTGCTCTACCAGGTCGGCGCGCTGGCCGCGATCGCCAAGGCAGAAGGCGGCAAGCTCTCCCACGTGAAAGCGCATGGCCAGCTCTACAACCAGGCGGTGAAGGAGCCCGAACTCGCCGACGCGCTGTGCGAAGCGGTGCGGCGTTTCGATCCCTCGCTCAGGTTCTTCGGCCTGGCGGGGAGCGGCATGATCGAGGCCGCGCGCCGCGCCGGGCTCACGCCCGTCGAAGAGGTGTTTGCCGATCGCGGCTACATGCCCGACGGCAGCCTGGTGCCGCGCAGCCAGCCCGGCGCGCTGATCGAGGACGAAGAACAGTCGCTGGCCCAGACGCTCTCGCTGGTGCGCGACCGCAAGGTCACGGCCATCGACGGCAGCACCGTGCCGGTCAATGCCCAGACCGTCTGCCTGCACGGCGACGGCGCCCACGCGCTGGCTTTTGCGCGCCGCATCCGCGACCGACTTCAGCAAGAAGGCATCGCGGTTCGCGCGGTGTCCTGA
- a CDS encoding biotin-dependent carboxyltransferase family protein, translated as MMLVQKPGMLASVQDLGRHGQRQLGICPGGALDVLALTLANRLVGNADGAAGLEITMGGCELRFETATRIALVGDGFGARLDDAPLWPCWSVPVDAGEVLRLAGANAAGVKKAGLRSWLAVAGGIDVPLVLGSRSTDLKAGFGGHEGRALRKGDRLALGPTALDTARLARRPFGLRGPDWGSEEDESIALRVLPGPEFDQFTTASQAQLWSERWRITTQSNRMGSRLAGPELKRKRSADMLSSGVIPGTIQVPPSGLPIILMGDAQTTGGYPRIGVVIRADLWKLAQAPLEGRLRLVQVDMAEALEAWAEQQRYLAQVAHGLAAAGWTRPA; from the coding sequence ATGATGCTGGTCCAGAAGCCCGGCATGCTGGCTTCGGTGCAGGACCTCGGCCGGCATGGGCAGCGCCAGCTGGGCATCTGCCCCGGCGGCGCGCTCGACGTGCTGGCGCTCACGCTCGCGAACCGGCTGGTCGGCAATGCCGACGGCGCGGCCGGCCTCGAGATCACGATGGGCGGCTGCGAGCTGCGCTTCGAGACCGCGACCCGCATCGCGCTGGTGGGAGACGGCTTCGGCGCACGGCTGGACGATGCGCCGCTCTGGCCCTGCTGGAGCGTGCCGGTGGACGCGGGCGAGGTCCTCAGGCTCGCTGGCGCCAACGCCGCAGGCGTGAAGAAGGCCGGGCTGCGCAGCTGGCTCGCGGTGGCGGGCGGCATCGATGTGCCGCTGGTGCTCGGCTCGCGCAGCACCGACCTGAAGGCGGGGTTCGGCGGCCATGAGGGCCGCGCGCTGCGCAAGGGCGACCGGCTTGCGCTGGGCCCTACGGCGCTCGATACCGCAAGATTGGCTAGGCGTCCCTTCGGCCTGCGCGGCCCCGACTGGGGGTCCGAAGAAGATGAATCCATCGCCTTGCGCGTGCTGCCCGGCCCCGAGTTCGACCAGTTCACCACGGCCTCGCAGGCACAACTCTGGAGCGAGCGCTGGCGCATCACCACGCAGAGCAACCGCATGGGCAGCCGCCTCGCGGGCCCCGAACTCAAGCGCAAGCGCAGTGCCGACATGCTCTCGTCGGGCGTCATACCCGGCACCATCCAGGTACCGCCCTCGGGCCTGCCGATCATCCTCATGGGCGACGCGCAGACCACCGGCGGCTATCCGCGCATCGGCGTGGTGATCCGCGCCGACCTGTGGAAGCTCGCACAGGCGCCGCTCGAGGGCAGGCTGCGGCTCGTGCAGGTCGACATGGCCGAGGCGCTCGAGGCCTGGGCCGAGCAGCAGCGCTACCTGGCGCAAGTGGCGCACGGCCTCGCGGCTGCGGGCTGGACGAGACCGGCATAG